In a single window of the Mytilus trossulus isolate FHL-02 unplaced genomic scaffold, PNRI_Mtr1.1.1.hap1 h1tg000262l__unscaffolded, whole genome shotgun sequence genome:
- the LOC134701750 gene encoding uncharacterized protein LOC134701750 translates to MGMIALNILADVLYDLLKPDKPYLRSRCDCDITYLYSEHRILNKHIPSNSWGGPWQRIQTTDIAIGDDIERIRLTRNELQHSRIFHLDDKRFYELRNILSDLLNRFDQHNKPTRLYTDHLNEILAKTISAEEVKSIKNEILGMAIEVEIENQINVSTQ, encoded by the exons ATGGGAATGATAGCTCTGAATATTCTTGCTGATGTTTTATATGATCTATTGAAACCAGATAAACCATATCTTCGTTCAAGGTGTGATTGTGATATAACATATTTGTACAGTGAGCACAGGATTCTTAATAAACACATTCCTAGTAATTCATGGGGCGGTCCATGGCAAAGAATTCAGACTACAGACATAGCTATTGGAGATGATATTGAGCGCATAAGACTGACTAGAAACGAATTACAACATTCTAGAATATTTCATCTTGATGATAAACGTTTTTATGAATTACGTAATATACTAAGTGACCTTTTAAATCGGTTTGACCAACATAACAAACCAACTAGGCTATATACAGATCATCTAAATGAGATTTTGGCTAAAACTATTTCTGCAGAGGAAGTGAAAtctattaaaaatgaaatattag gaatGGCTATTGAAGTTGAAATAGAAAACCAAATCAATGTTTCAACACAATAG
- the LOC134701737 gene encoding uncharacterized protein LOC134701737: MKTWNKEYPLKFIQLEKRLQEKKKELPIISFNEIKHISTDTTNPLNDEELRLFLEFHHEIRALVYFKDLPSYIILDTQWLSDAFRCIVTAKKFRAISFRHRTKWDELSIRGKLHNEVLDDIFSKSGNTFSKHKDHILNVMEKFDIIIRPNISGTERDAVDDKSLYYIPCMIKSEPECDIYEIFNVTEYTCTKSNWLCYMFRFLPPHLMNHLIASLCRKYKVAEVVTKAQKKQIALFRSSAVFELEKTTKLAKLHIMKFPNWIQIQVWQFGKERERGLYKYIDHFVTEEIVKIINTRFKMSNVKFWKSWECGLTKPESVTGSKDFSEEQISEYYCVKCTITHIFIDDWQDLTRRRPCLPISCEIKPGLNQNRDSTSHTTTTYSKVTSNFVRVDESAIDLVI, encoded by the exons atgaaaacatggaACAAAGAATatcctttaaaatttattcagcTGGAAAAACGACTTCAGGAGAAGAAGAAGGAGTTaccaattatttcatttaatgaaattaagCACATCTCTACTGATACAACTAATCCATTAAATGATGAGGAACTCCGATTGTTCCTGGAATTTCACCATGAAATCAGAGCTTTAGTTTATTTCAAAGATCTTCCGTCTTATATTATTTTAGACACACAATGGTTGTCTGATGCGTTTAGATGTATAGTCACAGCAAAGAAATTTAGAGCTATTAGTTTTAGACATAGAACAAAATGGGATGAATTGTCAATTAGGGGAAAATTACATAACGAGGTTCTGGACGACATATTTAGCAAAAGTGGAAACACTTTTTCCAAACACAAGGATCACATCCTGAACGTTATGGAgaaatttgatatcattataCGTCCAAACATATCAGGAACTGAAAGAGACGCTGTTGATGACAAATCTCTTTATTATATACCTTGTATGATTAAATCAGAACCTGAGTGCGATATCTACGAAATATTTAACGTGACAGAATACACATGTACTAAGTCTAACTGGTTATGTTACATGTTTAGGTTTCTACCACCTCATTTAATGAACCATTTAATTGCATCATTATGCAGGAAATACAAAGTTGCAGAAGTTGTCACTAAGGcacagaaaaaacaaattgcTCTTTTCAGAAGCTCAGCTGTCTTTGAGTTAGAGAAAACGACAAAATTAGCAAAATTACATATAATGAAATTTCCAAATTGGATTCAAATTCAGGTTTGGCAATTTGGGAAAGAACGTGAAAGAGGTTTGTACAAATACATTGACCACTTTGTGACAGAGGAAATTGTCAAGATAATAAACACAAGATTTAAGATGTCTAATGTGAAATTTTGGAAAAGTTGGGAATGTGGCCTTACAAAACCAGAGTCTGTGACAGGATCAAAGGATTTTAGTGAGGAGCAGATTTCAGAATATTACTGTGTTAAATGTACAATCACCCATATATTCATTGATGATTGGCAAGATCTGACAAGAAGAAGACCATGC ctGCCAATTAGTTGTGAGATCAAACCAGGATTAAATCAAAACAGAGATAGCACCAGTCACACCACAACTACATACTCTAAGGTAACCAGCAATT TTGTGAGGGTAGATGAAAGTGCTATTGATCTGGTAATATAG